A genomic stretch from Seriola aureovittata isolate HTS-2021-v1 ecotype China chromosome 13, ASM2101889v1, whole genome shotgun sequence includes:
- the LOC130179713 gene encoding protein FAM163A-like: MSAGTIVISGGILAGVILLCIVAVLCYCRLQYYCCKKNDSEVDMGSVVGADPLSHFPCNACNALAMDGATITPVSLDQLDTGSHHNHCPTCSPYPLRSGLTDDMRNGGERLGFHTYYENPSVSLPLSANPQGSSPLSYYSPTDMFPPPPRPYSTQV; this comes from the exons ATGTCAGCGGGAACTATTGTTATATCCGGAGGAATTCTCGCCGGAGTGATACTGCTGTGCATTGTAGCAGTGCTCTGTTACTGTAGACTCCAG TATTACTGCTGTAAGAAGAATGATTCTGAGGTGGACATGGGCTCCGTGGTGGGAGCGgaccctctctctcactttccctGCAACGCCTGCAACGCTCTCGCCATGGACGGCGCGACTATCACCCCTGTCTCTCTGGATCAGCTGGACACAGGCTCTCACCACAACCACTGCCCCACCTGTTCGCCGTACCCCCTCCGTTCTGGACTCACAGACGACATGCGTAACGGAGGGGAGCGGCTCGGCTTCCATACCTACTACGAGAACCCGTCCGTCTCTCTCCCCTTGTCCGCCAACCCGCAGGGCTCCTCCCCTCTGAGTTACTACAGTCCCACGGACATGTTTCCTCCCCCGCCTCGCCCCTACAGCACCCAGGTCTGA